The following are encoded in a window of Vigna unguiculata cultivar IT97K-499-35 chromosome 8, ASM411807v1, whole genome shotgun sequence genomic DNA:
- the LOC114195493 gene encoding gibberellin-regulated protein 11-like, giving the protein MTIFKTLLASILISQIIVILVESDRMVILNNLVAEQSPNPSPPTIDCDGECTRRCQLSSRPNLCKRACGTCCQRCNCVPSGTSGHYEECPCYANLTTHGGRHKCP; this is encoded by the exons ATGACCATTTTCAAGACTCTCCTAGCTTCAATCCTCATTTCTCAAATCATTGTGATTCTCGTGGAATCAGATAGGATG GTAATTCTCAATAACTTAGTAGCGGAACAAAGTCCTAACCCTTCACCTCCAACCATAG aTTGTGATGGTGAATGCACTAGAAGGTGTCAATTATCGTCAAGACCAAATCTATGTAAGAGGGCATGTGGAACATGTTGTCAAAGGTGCAACTGTGTACCTTCGGGTACTAGTGGTCACTATGAAGAATGTCCATGTTATGCAAATTTGACTACTCACGGTGGAAGACACAAATGTCCTTAA